One segment of Prinia subflava isolate CZ2003 ecotype Zambia chromosome 11, Cam_Psub_1.2, whole genome shotgun sequence DNA contains the following:
- the LOC134556273 gene encoding uncharacterized protein LOC134556273 has translation MSWSPLCPDRFQCSQCFHEWSSAKVHILFHMCHCQGWGTVQMRIFRQKCRRCPNPRLEDPDFSLETTEAILHNLVIKILQYFYKKPVQPSDLLEVVVDTPVTGPHDCAHCEACQLGICNRPQRALALDAWKPLTDGEKARMHSTESQLAWTSDVWRSLTDGDKARMHGTESQLAWAPDAWRSFTDMREARTHRTESWSSLGSDDCKPLIGVGKARTHCTKLQPAPARVARNANVSRTSQTLRHQGLRPHAASTQHPSPSNCNFSWKWCCCIGLSLLCVSALIVFLVLYFTVM, from the coding sequence ATGAGCTGGTCTCCTCTTTGCCCTGATAGGTttcagtgctcccagtgctttCATGAGTGGTCTTCTGCCAAAGTGCACATCCTGTTCCACATGTGCCACTGCCAAGGCTGGGGCACGGTACAGATGCGAATCTTTCGCCAGAAATGCAGGCGCTGCCCCAACCCCCGGCTGGAGGATCCTGATTTCAGCCTGGAGACTACGGAGGCAATTCTGCACAACCTGGTGATAAAGATCCTCCAGTATTTCTACAAGAAGCCTGTCCAGCCCTCTGACCTCTTGGAAGTGGTGGTCGATACACCGGTGACGGGGCCACACGACTGTGCCCACTGTGAGGCCTGCCAGCTTGGCATTTGCAACAGGCCACAGAGGGCCCTGGCACTGGATGCCTGGAAGCCCTTGACAGATGGGGAGAAGGCCAGGATGCACAGCACTGAGTCACAGCTGGCCTGGACATCGGATGTCTGGAGGTCCTTGACAGATGGGGACAAGGCCAGGATGCACGGCACCGAGTCACAGCTGGCCTGGGCACCGGATGCCTGGAGGTCCTTCACAGATATGAGGGAGGCCCGGACCCATCGCACTGAGTCGTGGTCATCGCTGGGATCAGATGACTGTAAGCCCCTGATTGGTGTGGGCAAGGCCAGGACCCACTGCACTAAGttgcagccagccccagcacgggTTGCCCGGAATGCAAATGTGTCCAGGACCTCTCAGACCCTGAGACATCAGGGCTTAAGGCCCCATGCAGCCTCGACCCAGCACCCCTCACCCTCCAATTGCAACTTCTCCTGGAAATGGTGCTGCTGCATCGGCCTCTCTTTGCTCTGTGTTTCGGCACTGATCGTCTTCCTTGTGCTTTATTTCACCGTGATGTAG